A region from the Lysobacter sp. BMK333-48F3 genome encodes:
- a CDS encoding RHS repeat-associated core domain-containing protein produces the protein MDSIRPNSKNRSAAAARGDLVRVENKALNSAGVLEWATNARSLASAWLLVLLSALPSLATAAPAWIKLTPPAQSSYTVPVSYEIVASSGNGTSGSSVESIENITIYRNDQPVASYRRGGTLVEAGLAPGTYTYRATGKAVSIYQGEDRTRNLATPSFTITVNPPPALYNEAEFVSQTFSDTSPTMYSGETRTLSVQMRNTGTTTWASSRAYALGSQNPRDNGNWGMGRVYLPHDVAPGQTVAFNMTLTAPQVSSRMVGYYVQWRMVQDGVEWFGQQTTAQHVYVNPVPTGSLSAQPNPCELTKGATSCGTTLSWQAVADLPELWRSDINGSGAVRLLAQPGTGENKTSVADITEAGSRFEVRGDGRVLASVDVYARRPQPVITGNIDGFTADGSALLGWACATTYQAPVNVQMYVGGPAGATGSALIGTYPANQASEAGVAAACKVDGGNYRFAIPISNELRSQYAGRLVYVYGVSPVGGENLAVAASGRFGVPAPQVPVTQPNTRRYVYDAQQRLCKVIEPETGATVTDYDGEGNVAWSASGLNLPATDNCNRSEAAASGRVVSRTYDARNRLKDLAFPDGRGNQRWEYTPDGLASKVVTYNEPDNGAPVENHYSYNKRRLLIGEAMAQPGSHRWDLGYGYDRIGNPASQVYPTGLAVTFEPDALGQPKRVSSPGAVYASQIDYYPNGGMQRFVYGNGVVHTMSQNLRQLPQRSTDAGVIDLETVYDANGNVGAIYDRARGDNYSRTMEYDGLDRLKSAGSCSFGGDCWHRFTYDAQDNLRSWVLPGSKDYSAYVYDERSRLTNVRNSRGESIVGLGYDPQGNLENKNGQVYAFDYGNRLRVVAGKEGYRYDANGRRVASLSMAGAVRAVFIYDASGQPAYIENNAAGATSVNIFLGGSLLAARELAGGVESTKYSHNDALGSPVAVTAATGEVLQRTDYEPLGKTIGDAIYDGIGYAGHVMDGLTGLVQMQQRYYDPQLGIFLSADPVSALSDPVGMFNRYRYAASNPYSYVDPDGRQCQKITGSNICGGESWGKLSITQVNPAGEGDTQKGSSPAANQRTEAASLARASSGAPTSDGRIPVPGVVGWKTGEYDMSRTPEQLDSSGMVITAAAALGAGAMAWEAGAPYAAAATSGLISSAKGLYKNLSFDGPSAGAWHANGRLFGVRWKQSQWGARLDLHPLKHSGKTPILHINFGPPSRGEAAHLILFDPRWIRREGK, from the coding sequence ATGGATAGCATCCGACCGAACAGTAAAAACCGCTCCGCCGCCGCCGCGCGTGGGGACCTGGTCCGAGTGGAGAACAAGGCGTTGAATTCTGCAGGGGTATTGGAGTGGGCGACCAACGCCAGGTCGTTGGCGTCGGCATGGCTGTTGGTGCTGCTGTCCGCGTTGCCGTCCTTGGCGACCGCGGCGCCGGCATGGATCAAACTCACGCCGCCGGCCCAAAGCAGCTATACGGTCCCGGTGTCGTACGAGATCGTGGCTTCCTCCGGCAACGGAACCAGCGGGTCGAGTGTCGAATCGATCGAGAACATCACGATCTATCGCAACGACCAGCCGGTAGCCAGCTACCGCAGGGGCGGAACCCTGGTCGAAGCCGGGCTGGCACCGGGCACGTATACCTATCGGGCGACCGGCAAGGCCGTGAGTATCTATCAGGGCGAAGATCGGACCCGCAACCTGGCGACCCCGTCCTTCACCATCACGGTCAACCCACCGCCCGCGTTGTACAACGAGGCCGAATTCGTATCGCAGACGTTCTCCGACACCTCGCCGACGATGTACTCGGGCGAGACCCGGACCCTGAGCGTGCAGATGCGCAACACGGGCACGACCACCTGGGCGTCGTCGCGCGCGTACGCGCTGGGCTCGCAGAACCCTCGCGACAACGGCAACTGGGGCATGGGGCGGGTGTATCTTCCGCACGACGTCGCGCCCGGCCAAACCGTCGCGTTCAACATGACCTTGACCGCGCCGCAGGTCAGCAGCCGGATGGTCGGCTACTACGTGCAATGGCGGATGGTCCAGGACGGGGTGGAGTGGTTCGGCCAGCAGACGACCGCGCAGCATGTTTACGTCAATCCCGTTCCGACCGGATCGCTGAGCGCCCAGCCCAATCCTTGCGAACTGACCAAGGGCGCCACCAGCTGCGGTACCACCTTGAGTTGGCAGGCCGTGGCCGACTTGCCCGAATTGTGGCGCAGCGACATCAACGGCAGCGGCGCGGTAAGGCTGCTGGCCCAACCCGGAACGGGCGAGAACAAGACCTCGGTCGCGGACATCACCGAGGCCGGCAGCCGCTTCGAGGTGCGGGGCGACGGCCGCGTGCTCGCGTCCGTCGATGTCTACGCACGTCGCCCGCAACCGGTGATCACCGGCAATATCGACGGCTTCACCGCCGACGGCAGCGCGCTGCTCGGTTGGGCCTGCGCCACCACCTACCAGGCGCCGGTGAACGTGCAGATGTACGTCGGCGGTCCCGCCGGTGCGACCGGCTCGGCGCTGATCGGCACTTATCCCGCAAACCAGGCCAGCGAGGCGGGCGTCGCCGCGGCGTGCAAGGTCGATGGCGGCAACTACCGTTTCGCGATTCCGATCAGCAACGAGCTGCGCAGCCAGTACGCAGGCCGATTGGTCTACGTCTATGGCGTGTCGCCGGTGGGCGGCGAGAACCTGGCGGTAGCCGCATCGGGCCGTTTCGGCGTTCCGGCGCCGCAGGTGCCGGTGACCCAGCCTAATACCCGTCGTTACGTCTACGACGCGCAACAGCGCCTGTGCAAGGTGATCGAGCCGGAAACCGGGGCGACGGTGACGGACTACGACGGCGAGGGCAATGTCGCATGGTCGGCTTCCGGCCTGAACCTGCCGGCCACCGACAACTGCAACCGCAGCGAAGCCGCGGCGTCCGGCCGCGTCGTTTCGAGAACCTACGACGCGCGCAACCGGCTCAAGGACCTGGCCTTCCCCGACGGGCGCGGCAATCAGAGGTGGGAGTACACGCCCGACGGCCTGGCGAGCAAGGTCGTGACCTATAACGAACCGGACAACGGTGCGCCGGTCGAGAATCACTACAGCTACAACAAGCGCCGCCTGCTGATCGGCGAGGCCATGGCGCAGCCGGGCTCGCATCGTTGGGACCTGGGCTACGGCTACGATCGGATCGGCAATCCGGCCAGCCAGGTCTACCCGACCGGTCTGGCGGTGACCTTCGAGCCGGACGCGCTGGGGCAGCCCAAACGGGTCAGCAGTCCTGGTGCGGTATACGCGTCGCAGATCGACTACTACCCCAACGGCGGAATGCAGCGCTTCGTCTACGGCAACGGCGTGGTGCACACCATGTCGCAGAACCTGCGCCAGCTGCCGCAACGCAGTACCGATGCCGGCGTTATCGACCTGGAAACCGTGTACGACGCCAACGGTAATGTCGGCGCCATTTACGACCGGGCACGAGGGGACAACTACAGCCGGACGATGGAGTACGACGGCCTCGACCGGCTCAAGTCGGCCGGCTCGTGCAGTTTCGGCGGCGATTGCTGGCATCGATTTACCTACGATGCGCAGGATAATCTGCGTTCTTGGGTGTTGCCGGGAAGCAAGGATTATTCCGCCTACGTCTACGACGAGCGTTCGAGATTAACGAACGTTCGCAACAGTCGAGGCGAATCAATCGTTGGCTTGGGCTACGACCCGCAAGGTAACTTGGAGAACAAGAACGGGCAGGTCTATGCTTTTGACTATGGCAATCGCCTGCGCGTCGTTGCCGGAAAGGAAGGATACCGGTACGACGCCAACGGGCGCCGTGTTGCCAGTTTGTCGATGGCGGGCGCCGTGCGGGCGGTCTTCATCTACGATGCCTCAGGGCAGCCGGCATATATCGAGAACAATGCCGCGGGCGCGACCAGCGTCAATATTTTCCTGGGCGGTAGCCTACTCGCCGCTCGCGAACTGGCGGGGGGCGTCGAAAGTACGAAGTACAGCCATAACGACGCATTGGGCAGCCCTGTGGCCGTGACTGCGGCGACCGGGGAGGTGCTTCAGCGTACCGACTACGAGCCGCTCGGTAAGACAATCGGAGATGCGATCTACGATGGTATCGGTTACGCGGGGCACGTGATGGACGGGCTGACGGGCCTGGTTCAGATGCAGCAGCGCTACTACGACCCGCAGCTCGGGATATTTCTCAGCGCAGATCCCGTGTCTGCTCTGAGCGATCCTGTCGGAATGTTCAATCGTTACAGATACGCAGCAAGCAATCCCTACTCGTATGTCGATCCCGATGGGCGTCAGTGTCAGAAGATAACCGGATCCAATATTTGCGGGGGAGAGAGCTGGGGCAAGCTCTCGATTACTCAGGTTAATCCAGCGGGCGAAGGGGATACGCAAAAAGGCAGTTCTCCGGCAGCCAACCAACGCACCGAAGCCGCGTCGCTCGCTAGGGCCTCGTCTGGCGCACCGACTTCCGACGGCAGGATTCCGGTGCCGGGCGTCGTTGGGTGGAAGACCGGCGAGTACGACATGTCGAGGACTCCCGAACAGTTGGATTCCTCGGGCATGGTCATTACAGCGGCGGCAGCGTTAGGCGCAGGGGCTATGGCGTGGGAGGCCGGAGCCCCTTACGCCGCCGCGGCGACGAGCGGGCTGATTTCCAGCGCCAAAGGCCTCTATAAGAACCTATCGTTTGATGGGCCGTCGGCGGGCGCTTGGCACGCTAATGGCCGGTTGTTCGGCGTTCGCTGGAAACAAAGCCAATGGGGCGCACGCCTCGACCTGCACCCGCTCAAGCACAGTGGCAAGACTCCTATACTGCATATCAACTTTGGTCCTCCGTCGCGGGGCGAAGCGGCTCACCTGATTCTGTTCGATCCTCGTTGGATTAGAAGGGAAGGAAAATGA
- the gcvP gene encoding aminomethyl-transferring glycine dehydrogenase: MPMSHNATSLRDLEHHDAFIERHIGPNDAEIGHMLKQVGYDSLEALTDAIVPGSIKSTQPLALPAAISEVEALAKVRTIATRNQVFRSFIGQGYYGTLTPNVILRNILENPAWYTAYTPYQAEISQGRMEALINFQTMVADLTGMEIANASLLDEGTAAAEAMTLAKRSAKSKSNLFFVSKDVHPQTLEVLNTRAEAMGIELQVGDDAQALASDSFGVLLQYPNTYGQIGDHKALADAVHARGGLVAVATDLLALTLIAAPGEWGADIVVGNSQRFGVPFGFGGPHAAFMACRDAYKRSMPGRLIGVSVDTEGKPAYRLTLQTREQHIRREKATSNICTAQVLLAVMASMYAVYHGPEGLTRIARRVHRLAAILAGALRQAGLTVGPDFFDTLDVVGVDADALRAKATAARINLNYSGDPNRVGISLDETATRAEIVQLAELFGARIDDIDALDAATADALPAGLRRRSAFLQHPVFNTHHSEHELLRYMRSLADKDLAMDRTMIPLGSCTMKLNATAEMIPVTWPEFGNLHPLAPADQAVGYKQLIDELEAMLVECTGYDAVSLQPNSGAQGEYAGLLAIRAYHRSRGEGHRDICLIPDSAHGTNPASAQMCGMTVVVTKTDANGNVDVDDIRRNAEKYSARLAAIMMTYPSTHGVFEEEVVEICEIIHKHGGQVYTDGANMNALVGVAKPGKWGSDVSHLNLHKTFCIPHGGGGPGVGPCAVKSHLAPFLPRTLGGDGAVGMVSAASYGSASILPISWMYVTMMGAAGLRKATQVALLNANYIAKRLAPHYETLYTGRNDLVAHECILDLRPIKDATGIGAEDVAKRLIDFGFHAPTLSFPVAGTLMVEPTESESLHELDRFIDAMIQIRDEIRAVEEGRLDREDNPLKHAPHTATQVTASEWTRAYPRELAAFPLPSLKLQKYWPPVSRVDNVYGDKNVMCACIPVDAYKEEETEA; encoded by the coding sequence CTGCCCATGAGCCACAACGCCACTTCCCTGCGCGATCTCGAGCACCACGACGCCTTCATCGAGCGCCATATCGGCCCCAACGACGCCGAGATCGGCCACATGCTCAAGCAGGTCGGCTACGACTCGCTCGAAGCGCTGACCGACGCCATCGTTCCCGGCTCGATCAAGTCGACCCAGCCGCTGGCCCTGCCGGCCGCGATCAGCGAAGTGGAAGCGCTGGCCAAGGTCCGCACCATCGCCACCCGCAACCAGGTGTTCCGCAGCTTCATCGGCCAGGGCTATTACGGCACCCTGACCCCGAACGTGATCCTGCGCAACATCCTCGAGAACCCGGCCTGGTACACGGCCTACACGCCCTACCAGGCGGAAATCTCGCAGGGCCGGATGGAAGCGCTGATCAACTTCCAGACCATGGTCGCCGACCTGACCGGGATGGAGATCGCCAACGCCTCGCTGCTCGACGAAGGCACCGCCGCGGCCGAGGCCATGACCCTGGCCAAGCGTTCGGCCAAGTCCAAGTCGAACCTGTTCTTCGTCTCCAAGGACGTGCACCCGCAAACGCTGGAAGTGCTGAACACCCGCGCCGAGGCGATGGGCATCGAGCTGCAGGTCGGCGACGACGCCCAGGCGCTGGCCAGCGACAGCTTCGGCGTGCTGCTGCAATACCCCAACACCTACGGCCAGATCGGCGACCACAAGGCGCTGGCCGACGCGGTCCACGCGCGCGGCGGCCTGGTCGCGGTCGCGACCGACCTGCTCGCCCTGACCCTGATCGCCGCGCCCGGCGAATGGGGCGCCGACATCGTGGTCGGCAACAGCCAGCGCTTCGGCGTGCCGTTCGGCTTCGGCGGCCCGCACGCCGCGTTCATGGCCTGCCGCGACGCCTACAAGCGCTCGATGCCGGGCCGCCTGATCGGCGTCTCGGTCGACACCGAGGGCAAGCCGGCCTACCGCCTGACCCTGCAGACCCGCGAGCAGCACATCCGCCGCGAGAAGGCCACCTCCAACATCTGCACCGCGCAGGTGCTGCTGGCGGTGATGGCCTCGATGTACGCGGTCTACCACGGCCCCGAGGGCCTGACCCGGATCGCCCGCCGCGTCCACCGCCTGGCCGCGATCCTGGCCGGCGCGCTGCGCCAGGCCGGCCTGACCGTCGGCCCGGACTTCTTCGACACCCTGGACGTGGTCGGCGTCGACGCCGACGCCCTGCGCGCCAAGGCGACCGCGGCACGGATCAACCTCAACTACTCCGGCGACCCGAACCGGGTCGGCATCAGCCTGGACGAAACCGCCACCCGCGCCGAGATCGTCCAGCTCGCCGAGCTGTTCGGCGCCCGTATCGACGACATCGACGCGCTCGACGCCGCCACCGCCGACGCCCTGCCGGCCGGCCTGCGCCGCCGCAGCGCGTTCCTGCAGCACCCGGTGTTCAACACCCACCACAGCGAACACGAGCTGCTGCGCTACATGCGCTCGCTGGCCGACAAGGACCTGGCGATGGATCGCACCATGATCCCGCTGGGCAGCTGCACGATGAAGCTCAACGCCACCGCCGAGATGATCCCGGTGACCTGGCCGGAATTCGGCAACCTGCATCCGCTGGCGCCGGCCGACCAGGCGGTGGGCTACAAGCAGCTGATCGACGAACTCGAAGCGATGCTGGTCGAATGCACCGGCTACGACGCGGTCAGCCTGCAGCCGAACTCCGGCGCACAGGGCGAATACGCCGGCCTGCTGGCGATCCGCGCCTACCACCGCTCGCGCGGCGAAGGCCATCGCGACATCTGCCTGATCCCGGATTCGGCGCACGGCACCAACCCGGCCTCGGCGCAGATGTGCGGCATGACCGTGGTGGTCACCAAGACCGACGCCAACGGCAACGTCGACGTCGACGACATCCGCCGCAACGCCGAGAAGTACAGCGCCCGCCTGGCCGCGATCATGATGACCTACCCGTCCACGCACGGCGTGTTCGAGGAGGAAGTGGTCGAGATCTGCGAGATCATCCATAAGCACGGCGGCCAGGTGTACACCGACGGCGCCAACATGAACGCCCTGGTCGGCGTGGCCAAGCCGGGCAAGTGGGGCTCGGACGTGTCCCACCTCAACCTGCACAAGACCTTCTGCATCCCGCACGGCGGTGGCGGCCCCGGCGTCGGCCCCTGCGCGGTCAAGTCGCACCTGGCCCCGTTCCTGCCGCGCACCCTCGGCGGCGACGGCGCGGTCGGCATGGTCAGCGCGGCCAGCTACGGCTCGGCCTCGATCCTGCCGATCTCGTGGATGTACGTCACCATGATGGGCGCCGCCGGCCTGCGCAAGGCGACCCAGGTCGCCCTGCTCAACGCCAACTACATCGCCAAGCGCCTGGCTCCGCACTACGAGACCTTGTACACCGGCCGCAACGACCTGGTCGCGCACGAGTGCATCCTCGACCTGCGCCCGATCAAGGACGCCACCGGCATCGGCGCCGAGGACGTCGCCAAGCGCCTGATCGACTTCGGCTTCCACGCCCCGACCCTGAGCTTTCCGGTCGCCGGCACGCTGATGGTCGAGCCGACCGAGAGCGAATCGCTGCACGAGTTGGACCGCTTCATCGACGCGATGATCCAGATCCGCGACGAAATCCGCGCGGTCGAGGAAGGCCGCCTGGACCGCGAGGACAACCCGCTCAAGCACGCCCCGCACACCGCCACCCAGGTCACCGCCAGCGAGTGGACCCGCGCCTACCCGCGCGAGCTGGCCGCATTCCCGCTGCCCTCGCTGAAGCTGCAGAAGTACTGGCCGCCGGTGTCGCGCGTGGACAACGTCTACGGCGACAAGAACGTGATGTGCGCCTGCATCCCGGTGGATGCGTACAAGGAAGAGGAAACCGAGGCGTAA
- a CDS encoding VOC family protein, with protein sequence MSERPFSLLHLDHVVLRVRDTAAMAAFYCDVLGCRLERRQDEIGLVQLRAGLSLIDLVDVNGKLGRMGGAPAGAEGRNMDHLCLRAEPFDRAAIVAHLEAHGARIGDFGSRYGAEGEGPSQYLYDPEGNLVELKGPPDEVPIDTDASNAAS encoded by the coding sequence ATGTCCGAGCGACCGTTCAGTCTGTTGCACCTCGATCACGTGGTCCTGCGAGTGCGCGACACCGCGGCGATGGCGGCCTTCTACTGCGACGTGCTCGGCTGCCGCCTGGAGCGGCGCCAGGACGAGATCGGCCTGGTCCAGCTGCGCGCCGGCCTGTCGCTGATCGACCTGGTCGACGTGAACGGCAAGCTCGGCCGCATGGGCGGGGCGCCGGCCGGCGCCGAGGGCCGCAACATGGACCACCTGTGCCTGCGCGCCGAGCCGTTCGACCGCGCTGCCATCGTCGCCCATCTGGAAGCCCACGGCGCGCGCATCGGCGATTTCGGTTCGCGTTACGGCGCCGAAGGCGAGGGCCCCTCGCAGTACCTGTACGACCCCGAAGGCAACCTGGTCGAGCTCAAGGGCCCGCCCGACGAGGTCCCGATCGACACCGACGCATCCAACGCCGCGAGCTGA
- a CDS encoding multidrug effflux MFS transporter — MSAPSQSSAPARALPLSIRRLALLLGGLAMFGPFSIDTIFPAFPVMGAELGADKLAMQQTISVYLIAYALMSVVHGPLSDAIGRRKVILGGLGVFTLASVACALSEQLSTLLFFRAIQGLSAGVGLIVGRAVIRDLLHGDDAQRLMSQVMMIFGIAPAIAPVIGGWILGWAHWPAIFWFLVVFSVLLWIAVALGLPETHPPQARLSLKPKRLLRDYVAIWLNPRFQRLTAVGALNFGALFLYIGSAPAFVLDILKLSEREFAWFFVPTIGGMVLGSFASGRAAGKISGDRLVGIGFAFCALAIALNLGYNLLAPAPQVPWAVLPMCILAFGIALVFPIVTLSILDMYPHQRGSASSLQAFGGLVVNALLAGVISPLVSGSAVVLAIVSSVLTVAAWGFWCWEAWVSRSGRCARVPEDAPVIEPQDSL; from the coding sequence ATGAGCGCACCTTCCCAGTCTTCGGCGCCCGCACGGGCGCTGCCGTTGTCGATCCGCCGCCTGGCTCTGTTGCTGGGCGGGCTGGCGATGTTCGGCCCGTTCTCGATCGACACCATCTTCCCCGCGTTCCCGGTGATGGGCGCCGAGTTGGGCGCCGACAAGCTGGCGATGCAGCAGACCATCAGCGTGTACCTGATCGCCTACGCGCTGATGAGCGTGGTGCATGGGCCGCTGTCGGACGCGATCGGCCGGCGCAAGGTGATCCTCGGCGGGCTGGGGGTGTTCACCCTGGCGTCGGTGGCGTGCGCGTTGTCGGAGCAGCTGTCGACGTTGTTGTTCTTCCGCGCGATCCAGGGCCTTTCGGCGGGGGTGGGGCTGATCGTCGGCCGCGCGGTGATCCGCGACCTGCTGCACGGCGACGACGCGCAGCGGCTGATGAGCCAGGTGATGATGATCTTCGGCATCGCCCCGGCGATCGCGCCGGTGATCGGCGGCTGGATCCTCGGCTGGGCGCACTGGCCGGCGATCTTCTGGTTCCTGGTCGTATTCTCGGTGCTGCTGTGGATCGCGGTCGCCCTCGGCCTGCCCGAGACCCATCCGCCGCAGGCGCGCTTGTCGCTCAAGCCCAAGCGGCTGCTGCGCGACTACGTGGCGATCTGGCTCAACCCGCGTTTCCAGCGCCTGACCGCGGTCGGCGCGCTCAATTTCGGCGCGCTGTTCCTGTACATCGGCTCGGCGCCGGCGTTCGTGCTCGACATCCTCAAGCTCAGCGAACGCGAGTTCGCCTGGTTCTTCGTGCCGACCATCGGCGGCATGGTGCTGGGCTCGTTCGCCTCCGGCCGCGCCGCCGGCAAGATCAGCGGCGATCGCCTGGTCGGCATCGGCTTCGCCTTCTGCGCGCTCGCCATCGCCTTGAACCTGGGCTACAACCTGCTGGCGCCGGCGCCGCAGGTGCCGTGGGCGGTGCTGCCGATGTGCATCCTGGCGTTCGGCATCGCCCTGGTGTTCCCGATCGTGACCTTGTCGATCCTCGACATGTACCCGCACCAGCGCGGCTCGGCTTCGTCGCTGCAGGCCTTCGGCGGCCTGGTGGTGAACGCGCTGCTGGCCGGGGTGATCTCGCCGCTGGTCAGCGGCAGCGCCGTGGTCCTGGCGATCGTGTCCTCGGTGCTGACCGTCGCGGCCTGGGGCTTTTGGTGCTGGGAAGCCTGGGTTTCGCGCAGCGGCCGCTGCGCGCGGGTGCCGGAGGACGCGCCGGTGATCGAACCGCAGGATTCGCTCTAG
- a CDS encoding VWA domain-containing protein yields MTQTAIPDVSLVDNTEQRTPLVLVLDCSGSMNGAPVGQLNEGLKLLERELKDDVIAAKRVRVLVIRYGGFDHAEVVGDWCDAMDFTAPTLEADGTTPTGRAVELALSEIENEKQRFKQAGVAYTRPWLFLMSDGSPTDAWEAAAKRAREAEQANKVAIFPIAVGEGSQEQAMGQFSSKGLAGVKRLHGLQFRELFLWLSASMQVVSQSRPGGQAQLPSTDTWSAVPT; encoded by the coding sequence ATGACGCAGACGGCGATCCCCGACGTATCCCTGGTCGACAACACCGAACAGCGCACGCCGCTGGTGCTGGTGCTCGACTGTTCCGGCAGCATGAACGGCGCGCCGGTGGGGCAGTTGAACGAAGGCCTCAAGCTGCTCGAGCGCGAGCTCAAGGACGATGTGATCGCGGCCAAGCGCGTGCGCGTGCTGGTGATCCGCTACGGCGGCTTCGACCATGCCGAAGTCGTCGGCGACTGGTGCGACGCGATGGATTTCACCGCGCCGACCCTGGAAGCCGACGGCACCACGCCGACCGGCCGCGCGGTCGAACTGGCGCTGAGCGAAATCGAGAACGAGAAGCAGCGCTTCAAGCAGGCCGGCGTCGCCTACACCCGGCCGTGGCTGTTCCTGATGTCGGACGGTTCGCCGACCGACGCCTGGGAAGCGGCGGCCAAGCGCGCGCGCGAAGCCGAACAGGCCAACAAGGTCGCGATCTTCCCGATCGCGGTCGGCGAGGGTTCGCAGGAACAGGCCATGGGCCAGTTCAGCAGCAAGGGCCTGGCCGGGGTCAAGCGCCTGCACGGGCTGCAGTTCCGCGAACTGTTCCTGTGGCTCAGCGCGAGCATGCAGGTGGTGTCGCAGTCGCGGCCGGGCGGACAGGCCCAGTTGCCTTCGACCGACACCTGGTCCGCGGTGCCGACCTGA
- a CDS encoding PP2C family serine/threonine-protein phosphatase: protein MGWQVHAASATGKSHLDKDIPCQDAFAYRVDGERLVAAVCDGAGSAAHSEIGSRLIADAVVATLGERLAAQPHWLQADEAAFAGFAGEAVGLAREALVARAARDGAALSSYAATLVAFVGDARRGWFVHIGDGLGVAEPTQIDAPARISLPHNGEYANETYFVTGEAWRACLRVLAVDEPVQRVALMSDGAMPFAMQKGNAGLYRPFMEPVERYLRSVDEAAGSRALHGTLDDPRTHGITSDDKTLLIALRA, encoded by the coding sequence ATGGGCTGGCAGGTACATGCGGCGTCGGCGACCGGCAAATCCCACCTCGACAAGGACATCCCGTGCCAGGACGCGTTCGCGTACCGGGTCGACGGCGAACGTCTGGTCGCGGCGGTATGCGACGGCGCCGGTTCGGCCGCTCACAGCGAAATCGGATCGCGGCTGATCGCCGATGCGGTGGTGGCGACGCTGGGCGAACGCCTGGCGGCGCAGCCGCACTGGCTGCAGGCCGATGAGGCGGCCTTCGCCGGTTTCGCCGGCGAGGCGGTCGGGTTGGCGCGCGAGGCGCTGGTCGCGCGCGCCGCGCGCGACGGCGCGGCTTTGTCGAGCTACGCCGCGACCCTGGTCGCCTTCGTCGGCGATGCCCGGCGCGGTTGGTTCGTGCATATCGGCGACGGCCTCGGCGTGGCCGAACCGACGCAGATCGACGCGCCGGCGCGGATCTCGCTGCCGCACAACGGCGAATACGCCAACGAAACCTACTTCGTCACCGGCGAAGCCTGGCGCGCCTGCCTGCGCGTGCTCGCGGTCGACGAGCCGGTGCAACGGGTGGCGCTGATGTCCGACGGGGCGATGCCGTTCGCGATGCAGAAGGGCAATGCCGGCCTGTATCGTCCGTTCATGGAGCCGGTCGAGCGTTATCTGCGCTCGGTCGACGAAGCCGCCGGCAGCCGCGCCCTGCACGGCACGCTCGACGATCCGCGGACGCACGGCATCACCTCCGACGACAAGACCCTGTTGATCGCGCTGCGGGCTTGA